Proteins from one Archocentrus centrarchus isolate MPI-CPG fArcCen1 chromosome 8, fArcCen1, whole genome shotgun sequence genomic window:
- the crebbpb gene encoding CREB binding protein b isoform X1, whose product MADNLMDVGPPTAKRPKIHSPPSGSDGPDLVSLFDLENDLPDELIPNGDLGMGMSSNGGPGGGGPGLNSVVPDAAAKHKQLSELLRPGSSNILGGGPPQGGMVGNQLGGVLGKNTLGQGSPNHHSPQGQKGGVSAGQGNGNTGMSFNQAMLNSGQGHGVMGQTGQVINGAMGPTGRGRPGPGMQYQGQAMHGTQVGAGPGAGSSVVADALTQGGPQLGAHNTMNAQQAGNMNKMPMSGAPFGQQYSQAGVQQMGAAGVNTQQLQNKTAISNNLPQFPADLKGAGSVPNMMPQQVASMVPAPGGVSAGPTADPEKRKLIQQQLVLLLHAHKCQRREQANGEVRACTLPHCRTMKNVLNHMTHCQAGKACHVAHCASSRQIISHWKNCTRHDCPVCLPLKNASDKRNQQPTLSSPGASLQNAMNTVGPGQPSATAISTAATHIDPSSMQRAYAALGLPYGNQSPGQIQGQGPSQQNPQGPQHQQLRNMNPLGSNQMNQMAGSMGTPSSDQTGMHSDSSLPSTLNNPLMPDGSVVGGMGNLPAATPLSATGLRKAWHEHVTQDLRTHLVHKLVQAIFPTPDPAALKDRRMENLVAYARKVEGDMYESANSRDEYYHFLAEKIYKIQKELEEKRRSRLQNQPGVGPAGPQQPQPNALGPGQAIRPPNGPAPMPNMPNQIMNRIQVSQGMNQFNPMAVQNAPMSQAPMGGRTPSPRSHPQQMNMNMPAMGMSPSRMPQNQGMMGSHANNMVTQPANQGQFLPQGQFPVSAGGSMNVNIGLGPAMSQAAVSQSQNSNLPLNALGSHGSQLPCGPTAQPTLGTTPPPSASASLQQQQHPPQPHHTPTQSQMLPQPSTPVSTGGPSSTPTHIPSGLPRPPSALGTPPDLSHPLTPLQPQPEPLSQMQQPTSVQAQHPSTPLSQAAASIDNRVPTPGSVAELSSMQALPDMSSTEAKAEVKDEEDDSSSLKKQNDVKMEQEEETKPPLVKKEEPDAAEPKQEPMETEEKKPEMKIEPKEEEESGANSTSAASTTQNRKKIFKPEELRQALMPTLEALYKQDPESLPFRQPVDPMLLGIPDYFDIVKNPIDLSTIKRKLDTGQYQEPWQYVEDVWLMFNNAWLYNRKTSRVYKYCTKLAEVFEAEIDPVMQGLGYCCGRKFEFSPQTLCCYGKQLCTISRDSTYYSYQNSSPKYGLIADRYHYCEKCFNEIQGNSVTLGDDPSQPQTMISKDQFEKKKNDTLDPEPFVECKDCGRKMHQICVLHYDVIWPSGFICDNCLKKSGKTRKENKFSARRLQSTRLGSYIEDRVNKYLKRQNHPEAGEVFVRVVASSDKTVEVKPGMKSRFVDSAEMVESFPYRTKALFAFEEIDGVDVCFFGMHVQEYGSECPFPNTRRVYISYLDSIHFFRPRMLRTAVYHEILIGYLEYVKKLGYVMGHIWACPPSEGDDYIFHCHPPDQKIPKPKRLQEWYRKMLDKAFAERIIHDYKDIFKQATEDRLTSAYELPYFEGDFWPNVLEESIKELEQEEEERKKEENTASSETTEGAHADSKNAKKKNNKKTNKNKSSVSRANKKKPGMPNVANDLSQKLYATMEKHKEVFFVIHLHAGPVINTLPPIMDPDPLLTCDLMDGRDAFLTLARDKHWEFSSLRRCKWSTMCMLVELHNQGQDRFVYTCNECKHHVETRWHCTVCEDYDLCINCYNTKGHEHQMVKWGLGIDDDSNGQSGEASKSPQESRRLSIQRCIQSLVHACQCRNANCSLPSCQKMKRVVQHTKGCKRKTNGGCPVCKQLIALCCYHAKHCQENKCPVPFCLNIKHKLRQQQLQHRLQQAQMMRRRMATMAGRGMPMPSPPTSTAPDTPNSVQQPNTPQTPQPMSNQPQQQQPPNPTNISQGFPSNGRNSQPPTPVPQGKPGPQSSPLHQQQSPMPNMPHQQQPQPPPQQQQQPLLQALKVARQIEMVAKAKHQQQQQNYAMNGMPMSHPRMMGPMQMQMMPRGPQVMQPMQQGQWGPGMQNPPGHQPHAPPQQGPMPLQQAQENPMPQQGQLMQRPMMPQPGLQMPGVMPPQGPSQQGLTQQQQNMPRGMPGNIPPSALQELLRTLKSPSSPQQQQQVLSILKSNPHLMAAFIKQRTAKYQANQPQQQQQPQQQNPQAMLGSQPGMQTMAGMANQVQRPVMAPQQQPPQQVGPQGMAPMGPQGQMMNAVPNGNAQMYRRQQLVRMLQQQQQQQQQGGLPQAHSQFPQQQPGPGSYSQLRMQQQHMAMQGGGGPMGPLPPTSQMGQPGMGMDGQQNFQQRMLQQQQHQMMKQQLGSPAQANSMSPQPHMLQGQAQAGAHLPGQTMANTLGSQVCSPAPVQSPRPPSQQAPHSSPSPRIQPQPSPQHGALHSSSPHPSLGGPMSGSMEQSHMGTPEQSAMLPQLNTPNRGGLTSDMGIVGDTTGDTLEKFVEGL is encoded by the exons ATGCCGATGTCAGGAGCTCCATTTGGCCAGCAGTACAGCCAGGCTGGGGTGCAACAGATGGGGGCAGCAGGGGTCAACACCCAACAACTGCAGAACAAGACAGCTATTTCTAACAACCTGCCTCAGTTCCCTGCTGATTTGAAGGGAGCTGGGAGTGTGCCAAACATG ATGCCGCAGCAGGTAGCGTCAATGGTCCCTGCTCCTGGTGGTGTGTCCGCAGGCCCGACGGCTGACCCCGAGAAGCGAAAACtcattcagcagcagctggtcCTGCTGCTGCATGCACACAAGTGCCAGCGGCGGGAGCAGGCCAACGGGGAGGTGAGGGCCTGCACTCTGCCCCACTGCCGCACCATGAAGAACGTGCTCAACCACATGACCCACTGCCAGGCTGGCAAGGCCTGCCACG TTGCACATTGTGCATCATCCAGACAGATCATCTCCCACTGGAAGAACTGTACGCGGCACGACTGTCCGGTCTGCCTGCCTTTGAAGAATGCAAGTGACAAAAGGAATCAGCAGC CTACGCTAAGTTCCCCTGGAGCCAGTCTGCAAAATGCCATGAATACAGTTGGACCTGGCCAGCCCAGCGCAACAGCCATCAGCACCGCTGCCACACATATTGACCCCAGCTCCATGCAGAGGGCCTATGCAGCTCTGGGCCTGCCATAtgggaaccagtctcctggtcAGATCCAGGGGCAGGGTCCATCTCAGCAAAACCCGCAGGGCCCCCAGCACCAGCAGCTGCGAAATATGAACCCATTAG gCTCTAATCAGATGAACCAGATGGCTGGAAGCATGGGTACCCCGTCCTCGGACCAGACTGGCATGCACTCTGACTCCTCGTTGCCCTCCACACTCAACAA TCCGCTGATGCCAGATGGGTCAGTAGTAGGAGGCATGGGAAACCTGCCCGCTGCCACCCCTCTGTCTGCCACAGGGCTAAGGAAGGCCTGGCATGAACACGTCACTCAGGACCTGCGCACCCATCTGGTGCACAAACT AGTACAAGCCATATTTCCCACCCCAGACCCAGCAGCACTTAAGGACCGGCGAATGGAGAACCTGGTGGCTTACGCGCGCAAGGTTGAGGGTGACATGTATGAGTCTGCTAACAGCAGG GATGAGTACTACCACTTCCTGGCAGAAAAAATTTACAAGATACAAAAGGAACTGGAGGAGAAAAGGCGCTCCCGGCTTCAGAATCAGCCTGGCGTGGGACCAGCTGGGCCTCAGCAGCCTCAGCCCAACGCCTTGGGCCCAGGACAAGCCATCCGACCTCCTA ACGGACCTGCACCTATGCCCAACATGCCAAATCAGATAATGAACCGCATTCAGGTATCCCAAG GAATGAATCAGTTTAACCCAATGGCAGTGCAGAATGCACCGATGTCTCAGGCACCCATGGGAGGAAGGACTCCATCCCCCAGGAGCCATCCTCAGCAGATGAACATGAACATGCCAGCG ATGGGAATGTCCCCATCAAGGATGCCTCAGAATCAAGGAATGATGGGTAGTCATGCTAATAACATGGTGACTCAGCCAGCCAACCAAGGCCAATTCCTGCCACAGGGCCAGTTTCCTGTAAGTGCAGGTGGATCAATGAATGTGAATATAGGTTTGGGACCTGCCATGTCACAGGCTGCTGTCTCACAG TCGCAAAACTCTAACCTGCCCCTGAATGCACTGGGATCCCATGGCTCCCAACTGCCCTGCGGCCCTACAGCTCAGCCCACTCTGGGTACCACCCCTCCACCCAGTGCCTCTGctagcctgcagcagcagcagcacccgcCACAGCCACACCATACTCCCACACAGTCCCAAATGCTCCCACAGCCCTCCACTCCCGTGTCCACTGGTGGGCCATCCTCCACCCCAACCCACATACCCAGTGGCCTCCCTCGTCCCCCCTCAGCCCTGGGAACACCACCTGACCTTTCCCACCCGCTCACACCCTTGCAGCCCCAACCTGAGCCCCTCAGCCAGATGCAGCAGCCCACCTCTGTGCAGGCGCAGCACCCCAGCACACCG TTGTCCCAGGCAGCAGCAAGCATAGATAACAGAGTGCCTACCCCAGGCTCTGTGGCTGAACTAAGTTCCATGCAGGCCCTGCCTGACATGAGCAGCACTGAAGCCAAAGCTGAAGtaaaagatgaagaagatgacAGCAGCTCTTTGAAGAAGCAGAATGATGTAAAAATGGAG CAGGAGGAAGAAACCAAACCCCCACTGGTGAAGAAGGAGGAGCCAGATGCAGCAGAACCAAAGCAGGAACCAATGGAAACTGAGGAGAAGAAGCCAGAGATGAAGATAGAAcccaaagaagaggaggaaagtggGGCTAACAGCACGTCGGCTGCTTCCACCACTCAGAACCgcaaaaaaa TTTTCAAGCCAGAGGAGCTGAGGCAAGCCCTAATGCCAACACTTGAGGCCCTTTACAAGCAAGACCCAGAGTCCCTGCCTTTCAGACAACCTGTAGACCCAATGCTATTGGGTATCCCT GACTACTTTGACATAGTGAAGAACCCCATTGACTTATCGACCATCAAGCGCAAGTTGGATACGGGTCAGTACCAGGAGCCGTGGCAGTATGTGGAAGACGTGTGGCTCATGTTCAACAACGCATGGCTGTACAACCGTAAAACATCCCGAGTCTACAAGTACTGCACGAAACTGGCAGAAGTGTTTGAAGCCGAAATTGATCCTGTCATGCAGGGTCTGGGCTACTGCTGCGGCAGGAAG TTTGAGTTCTCACCCCAGACATTGTGTTGCTACGGCAAACAGTTGTGCACCATCTCCAGGGATAGCACCTACTACAGCTACCAGAACAG TTCACCCAAATATGGCCTTATTGCCGACAGGTATCACTACTGTGAGAAGTGCTTCAACGAGATCCAGGGCAACAGTGTGACCCTGGGAGACGACCCGTCACAGCCACAGAC CATGATATCTAAAGATCAgtttgaaaagaagaaaaatgacacATTGGACCCTGAGCC GTTTGTTGAATGTAAAGACTGTGGACGAAAGATGCATCAGATCTGTGTGCTGCACTATGACGTCATTTGGCCGTCAGG CTTTATCTGTGACAACTGTCTGAAGAAGTCTGGTAaaacaagaaaggaaaacaagTTTTCAGCCAGGA ggtTGCAGTCCACAAGGTTGGGGTCGTACATTGAAGACAGAGTTAATAAGTACTTGAAAAGGCAGAACCACCCAGAGGCTGGTGAGGTGTTTGTGCGAGTGGTTGCCAGCTCTGACAAAACTGTGGAGGTTAAGCCTGGCATGAAGTCTAG GTTTGTAGACTCAGCTGAGATGGTGGAGAGCTTCCCCTACAGAACCAAAGCACTTTTTGCATTTGAGGAAATAGATGGGGTGGACGTTTGTTTCTTTGGAATGCACGTCCAGGAGTACGGCTCAGAGTGCCCCTTTCCAAATACCAG acGGGTTTACATATCATACCTCGACAGTATTCACTTCTTCAGACCACGTATGCTAAGGACTGCAGTATACCATGAGATCTTAATAGGTTACCTGGAGTATGTGAAGAAACTTGG GTATGTGATGGGTCACATTTGGGCCTGCCCACCCAGTGAAGGAGATGACTATATTTTCCACTGCCACCCTCCGGACCAGAAGATCCCCAAGCCCAAGAGGCTTCAAGAGTGGTACAGAAAGATGCTGGACAAGGCTTTTGCTGAGAGGATCATACATGATTACAAG gACATTTTCAAGCAGGCAACAGAAGACAGGCTGACCAGTGCCTATGAGCTGCCGTACTTTGAAGGTGACTTTTGGCCTAATGTACTGGAGGAGAGCATCaaggagctggagcaggaggaggaagaacgGAAAAAGGAGGAGAACACAGCCTCCTCTGAGACGACAGAG GGAGCCCACGCTGACAGCAAGAATGCCaaaaagaagaacaacaagaaaaccaacaaaaacaagagCAGTGTCAGTCGAGCCAATAAGAAAAAGCCTGGCATGCCAAATGTAGCCAATGATCTGTCCCAGAAGCTCTACGCCACAATGGAGAAACATAAGGAG GTATTTTTTGTTATCCACCTCCACGCCGGGCCAGTCATTAACACCTTGCCACCCATCATGGACCCTGACCCTCTGTTGACTTGTGACCTGATGGATGGACGTGATGCGTTTCTGACTTTGGCCAGGGACAAGCACTGGGAGTTCAGCTCGCTGAGAAGGTGCAAGTGGAGCACAATGTGCATGTTGGTGGAGCTGCATAACCAAGGCCAGGACCGCTTTGTGTACACTTGCAATGAGTGCAAACACCATGTTGAGACTCGCTGGCACTGCACAGTTTGTGAG GACTATGACCTATGCATTAACTGCTACAACACTAAAGGCCATGAGCACCAAATGGTGAAGTGGGGTCTGGGCATCGATGATGACAGCAACGGTCAAAGTGGAGAGGCCTCCAAGAGCCCTCAGGAGAGTCGACGCCTTAGCATCCAGCGCTGCATCCAGTCCCTGGTCCACGCCTGCCAGTGCCGTAATGCCAACTGCTCTTTGCCGTCCTGCCAGAAGATGAAGAGGGTGGTTCAGCACACCAAGGGCTGCAAGCGCAAGACCAATGGTGGCTGTCCTGTGTGCAAGCAGCTCATCGCTTTATGCTGTTATCATGCCAAGCACTGTCAGGAGAACAAGTGTCCCGTGCCCTTCTGCCTCAACATCAAGCACAAACTTcgtcagcagcagctgcagcacaggCTTCAGCAGGCTCAAATGATGCGCCGCAGAATGGCCACCATGGCTGGAAGGGGTATGCCTATGCCATCTCCACCTACCTCAACTGCCCCTGACACCCCAAATTCTGTGCAGCAGCCTAATACACCCCAGACTCCCCAGCCCATGTCCAACCAGCCCCAACAacagcaaccaccaaacccCACCAATATTTCCCAAGGCTTTCCCAGTAATGGCCGCAACAGTCAGCCTCCAACGCCAGTGCCACAGGGTAAACCAGGGCCTCAGTCATCCCCTCTCCATCAGCAGCAGTCACCCATGCCCAACATGCCACACCAACAGCAGCCTCAGCCCccgccacagcagcagcagcagccattgCTGCAAGCCCTGAAGGTGGCCAGGCAGATTGAGATGGTAGCTAAGGCAAAGcatcagcagcaacagcagaatTATGCCATGAATGGGATGCCCATGAGCCACCCACGCATGATGGGGCCCATGCAGATGCAGATGATGCCACGTGGGCCCCAGGTGATGCAGCCTATGCAGCAGGGCCAGTGGGGTCCGGGGATGCAGAATCCCCCAGGTCATCAGCCACATGCTCCTCCCCAACAAGGCCCCATGCCTCTTCAGCAGGCTCAGGAAAACCCAATGCCCCAGCAAGGCCAGCTGATGCAGAGGCCCATGATGCCCCAGCCTGGTCTCCAGATGCCTGGGGTCATGCCTCCGCAGGGCCCCTCACAGCAGGGTttgacacaacaacaacaaaacatgccCCGTGGTATGCCTGGTAACATTCCTCCAAGTGCCCTGCAGGAGCTATTGCGCACCCTCAAATCACCCAGCTCcccacagcagcaacaacaggtcCTGAGCATCCTGAAATCTAACCCCCACCTCATGGCTGCCTTCATTAAACAGAGGACTGCCAAGTACCAAGCCAACCAgccacagcaacagcagcagccccAGCAGCAGAATCCTCAAGCCATGCTGGGATCCCAGCCAGGAATGCAGACAATGGCAGGCATGGCAAACCAGGTGCAAAGGCCAGTGATGGCACCTCAACAGCAGCCTCCTCAGCAGGTAGGACCCCAGGGAATGGCGCCCATGGGCCCCCAAGGCCAGATGATGAATGCTGTTCCAAATGGAAATGCTCAAATGTACCGCAGACAGCAGCTCGTCaggatgctgcagcagcagcagcagcagcagcagcagggaggtTTGCCTCAGGCCCACAGCCAGTTCCCCCAGCAGCAACCAGGACCAGGAAGCTACTCCCAGCTCCgtatgcagcagcagcacatggcTATGCAGGGAGGTGGGGGGCCTATGGGACCGCTCCCTCCCACGTCTCAAATGGGCCAACCTGGGATGGGAATGGATGGACAGCAGAACTTCCAGCAACGCATGCttcagcagcaacagcatcaGATGATGAAGCAGCAGCTGGGCTCTCCGGCACAGGCTAACTCGATGAGTCCGCAGCCTCACATGCTCCAAGGCCAAGCTCAGGCAGGAGCTCACCTACCTGGCCAGACAATGGCAAACACCCTGGGAAGCCAAGTATGCTCTCCAGCCCCAGTGCAGTCACCGCGCCCACCTTCGCAACAAGCCCCTCATTCCAGTCCCTCCCCGCGGATACAACCCCAGCCATCACCTCAGCACGGTGCCCTCCACTCCAGCTCTCCCCACCCCAGCCTCGGAGGTCCCATGTCAGGCTCGATGGAACAGAGTCATATGGGAACACCAGAGCAGAGCGCCATGCTCCCGCAACTTAACACACCAAACCGAGGGGGGTTGACTAGTGACATGGGTATAGTGGGTGACACGACGGGAGACACACTAGAGAAATTTGTTGAAGGATTGTAG